A genomic window from Cupriavidus basilensis includes:
- a CDS encoding thioredoxin family protein translates to MSIKPDNAAMPGTTVDPASHLDHRAFEVFGMREVDGAGIDDAIAAAGDALVCVFFWGVDCFNCEMAKKAMLADLDPVRALELHWLHANVYAHPDMGKRFGLHGIPVFMFFHKGKKLGRATGWHGQGQFAAAVANARLKASGKPLAG, encoded by the coding sequence ATGTCCATCAAGCCAGACAATGCCGCCATGCCCGGCACCACGGTGGATCCGGCGTCGCACCTCGACCATCGTGCCTTCGAAGTGTTCGGCATGCGCGAGGTGGACGGCGCCGGCATTGATGACGCTATCGCCGCTGCCGGCGATGCGCTGGTCTGCGTGTTTTTCTGGGGCGTGGACTGCTTCAATTGCGAGATGGCCAAGAAAGCCATGCTGGCCGATCTAGACCCGGTGCGGGCGCTGGAACTGCACTGGCTGCACGCCAACGTCTATGCGCACCCCGATATGGGCAAGCGATTCGGCCTGCACGGCATTCCGGTCTTCATGTTCTTCCACAAGGGCAAGAAGCTGGGGCGGGCCACCGGCTGGCATGGGCAGGGCCAGTTTGCCGCGGCGGTGGCCAACGCACGGCTGAAGGCCAGCGGCAAGCCGCTGGCTGGTTAG
- a CDS encoding phospholipase A, with amino-acid sequence MLSTLKPEICRATAKPPALLLALALVAAGPLSSHAAVALLQPPKVVDGTKPLTLTLLLSADGANRSFLVPQAIDVTASADLQAPVRLSMQRATAAPSTIKLRKGEHRTVEYSAPLPPNLRGVVRLDPVDIDAAPVLVTLNRAPRADDPRSAQVAAPPAPATSAEGSTTAVSTVPVIPVAAASQAAPVPADLRDQGRLTFNDPMYFLVGAHGGANAKFQFSFKFRIYQGENPASHGVLENLYFGYTQFSLWDLSSDSRPFRDTNYRPSLFYYLSDAGVQNRVISRLSLAAGLEHESNGRDGAQSRSINTVFVKPTFFLGDISNWHWSVSPKLYYYVEKNDNSDIARYRGYMDLKLAYGKPDAWEFATTLRKGTQKYYGSVDASVTYPLARLIPGTAGYLMAGYFIGYGESLLDYNRKLPWQFRLGYALAR; translated from the coding sequence GGCGTTGCTGCAACCGCCGAAGGTGGTCGACGGCACCAAGCCCCTGACCCTGACCTTGTTGCTGAGCGCTGACGGCGCGAACCGCAGCTTCCTGGTCCCCCAGGCGATCGACGTCACGGCTTCGGCCGATCTGCAGGCCCCTGTCAGGCTCAGCATGCAGCGCGCCACTGCGGCCCCCTCGACGATCAAGTTGCGCAAGGGCGAGCACCGCACCGTCGAGTACAGTGCGCCGTTGCCGCCCAACCTGCGCGGCGTGGTCCGACTGGATCCCGTGGACATCGACGCCGCGCCTGTGCTGGTCACGCTCAACCGCGCGCCGCGCGCCGACGATCCGCGGTCGGCCCAGGTCGCGGCGCCCCCCGCACCCGCCACAAGCGCCGAAGGAAGCACCACTGCTGTGTCGACCGTGCCTGTCATTCCCGTAGCAGCCGCCAGCCAGGCGGCGCCCGTCCCGGCGGACCTGCGCGACCAGGGCCGGCTGACCTTCAACGACCCGATGTACTTCCTGGTCGGGGCGCATGGCGGGGCCAACGCCAAGTTCCAGTTCAGCTTCAAGTTCCGCATCTACCAAGGCGAGAATCCGGCTTCGCACGGCGTGCTTGAGAACCTGTACTTCGGCTACACGCAGTTCTCCCTGTGGGATCTGTCGAGCGACTCACGGCCGTTCCGCGACACCAACTACCGCCCGAGCCTGTTCTATTACCTGTCGGATGCCGGCGTGCAGAACCGCGTGATCAGCCGGCTCTCGCTCGCGGCCGGCCTGGAGCATGAGTCGAATGGCCGCGATGGCGCCCAGTCGCGCAGCATCAATACGGTGTTCGTCAAACCCACGTTTTTCCTGGGGGACATAAGCAACTGGCACTGGAGCGTGTCGCCCAAGCTGTACTACTACGTCGAGAAGAACGACAACTCTGACATTGCCCGCTATCGCGGCTACATGGACCTGAAACTGGCCTACGGCAAGCCGGACGCATGGGAGTTCGCCACCACCCTGCGCAAAGGCACGCAGAAGTATTACGGCAGCGTCGACGCATCGGTGACGTATCCGCTGGCCAGGCTGATCCCCGGCACGGCGGGTTACCTGATGGCGGGCTATTTCATCGGCTATGGCGAGAGCTTGCTGGACTACAACCGCAAGCTGCCTTGGCAATTCCGGCTGGGATACGCGCTGGCACGCTGA